One part of the Ornithorhynchus anatinus isolate Pmale09 chromosome 21, mOrnAna1.pri.v4, whole genome shotgun sequence genome encodes these proteins:
- the SNRNP25 gene encoding U11/U12 small nuclear ribonucleoprotein 25 kDa protein isoform X3, giving the protein MEAGSPGRCGAPPEEERDMEEGEGGKEEEEKQDDDEGEQEQEEDEEETLPHAEVVDVFQEGLAMIVQDPLLCDLPIQVTLEEINSQIALEYGQAMTVRVCKVDEEVIPVVVVQNATVLDLKKAIQRSVQLRQEREGGTQHISWSYVWRTYHLTFAGEKLTEDGKKLRDYPAVSLQLFLAARAEADE; this is encoded by the exons atggAGGCCGGCTCCCCGGGCCGGTGCGGGGCTCCGCCGGAGGAGGAGCGGgacatggaggagggggagggagggaaggaggaggaggagaagcaggacgaCGACGAAGgggagcaagagcaggaggaggatgaggaggagacgcTGCCGCACGCCGAGGTGGTGGACGTGTTCCAGGAGGGCCTGGCCATGATCGTGCAGGACCCGCTGCTCTGCGATCTGCCCATCCAG GTCACCCTGGAAGAGATCAATTCTCAGATCGCGCTGGAGTATGGACAGGCGATGACCGTCCGCGTGTGCAAGGTGGACGAGGAAGTGATCC CTGTCGTGGTGGTGCAGAACGCCACCGTGCTGGACCTGAAGAAAGCCATCCAGCGATCCGTGCAGCTCCgccaggagagagaagggggcaccCAGCACATCagctg GTCTTACGTGTGGCGAACCTACCATCTAACCTTTGCCGGAGAGAAGCTCACGGAAGATGGGAAGAAACTTAGAGA CTACCCCGCAGTTTCTCTTCAGCTCTTTCTGGCCGCCCGGGCTGAAGCGGATGAGTAG
- the SNRNP25 gene encoding U11/U12 small nuclear ribonucleoprotein 25 kDa protein isoform X2 has translation MEAGSPGRCGAPPEEERDMEEGEGGKEEEEKQDDDEGEQEQEEDEEETLPHAEVVDVFQEGLAMIVQDPLLCDLPIQVTLEEINSQIALEYGQAMTVRVCKVDEEVIPVVVVQNATVLDLKKAIQRSVQLRQEREGGTQHISWSYVWRTYHLTFAGEKLTEDGKKLREYGIRNRDQVTFSKKLRNK, from the exons atggAGGCCGGCTCCCCGGGCCGGTGCGGGGCTCCGCCGGAGGAGGAGCGGgacatggaggagggggagggagggaaggaggaggaggagaagcaggacgaCGACGAAGgggagcaagagcaggaggaggatgaggaggagacgcTGCCGCACGCCGAGGTGGTGGACGTGTTCCAGGAGGGCCTGGCCATGATCGTGCAGGACCCGCTGCTCTGCGATCTGCCCATCCAG GTCACCCTGGAAGAGATCAATTCTCAGATCGCGCTGGAGTATGGACAGGCGATGACCGTCCGCGTGTGCAAGGTGGACGAGGAAGTGATCC CTGTCGTGGTGGTGCAGAACGCCACCGTGCTGGACCTGAAGAAAGCCATCCAGCGATCCGTGCAGCTCCgccaggagagagaagggggcaccCAGCACATCagctg GTCTTACGTGTGGCGAACCTACCATCTAACCTTTGCCGGAGAGAAGCTCACGGAAGATGGGAAGAAACTTAGAGA gtACGGCATCCGGAACCGTGACCAAGTTACCTTCAGCAAAAAACTGAGGAACAAATGA
- the SNRNP25 gene encoding U11/U12 small nuclear ribonucleoprotein 25 kDa protein isoform X1 produces MEAGSPGRCGAPPEEERDMEEGEGGKEEEEKQDDDEGEQEQEEDEEETLPHAEVVDVFQEGLAMIVQDPLLCDLPIQVTLEEINSQIALEYGQAMTVRVCKVDEEVIPVVVVQNATVLDLKKAIQRSVQLRQEREGGTQHISWSYVWRTYHLTFAGEKLTEDGKKLREKEGWRAGRPSWKLKVSSGPETYGEAVGRGWASLTPSNN; encoded by the exons atggAGGCCGGCTCCCCGGGCCGGTGCGGGGCTCCGCCGGAGGAGGAGCGGgacatggaggagggggagggagggaaggaggaggaggagaagcaggacgaCGACGAAGgggagcaagagcaggaggaggatgaggaggagacgcTGCCGCACGCCGAGGTGGTGGACGTGTTCCAGGAGGGCCTGGCCATGATCGTGCAGGACCCGCTGCTCTGCGATCTGCCCATCCAG GTCACCCTGGAAGAGATCAATTCTCAGATCGCGCTGGAGTATGGACAGGCGATGACCGTCCGCGTGTGCAAGGTGGACGAGGAAGTGATCC CTGTCGTGGTGGTGCAGAACGCCACCGTGCTGGACCTGAAGAAAGCCATCCAGCGATCCGTGCAGCTCCgccaggagagagaagggggcaccCAGCACATCagctg GTCTTACGTGTGGCGAACCTACCATCTAACCTTTGCCGGAGAGAAGCTCACGGAAGATGGGAAGAAACTTAGAGA GAAAGAGGGGTGGCGGGCAGGCAGGCCCAGCTGGAAGTTGAAGGTTTCCTCAGGCCCTGAAACCTATGGtgaggcggtggggagggggtgggcttcTTTGACCCCGAGCAACAATTAG
- the POLR3K gene encoding DNA-directed RNA polymerase III subunit RPC10, with protein sequence MLLFCPSCGNGLIVEEGQRCHRFACNTCPYVHNITRKVTNRKYPKLKEVDDVLGGAAAWENVDSTPEPCPKCEHPRAYFMQIQTRSADEPMTTFYKCCNVQCGHRWRD encoded by the exons atgctgcttttctgtccgAGCTGCGGGAACGGGCTGATCGTGGAGGAGGGCCAACGCTGCCATCGTTTCGCCTGCAACACCTGCCCCTACGTGCACAACATCACGCGCAAG GTCACAAACCGAAAGTATCCGAAGCTGAAGGAAGTGGACGACGTGCTGGGGGGAGCAGCCGCCTGGGAGAATGTGGACTCCACGCCAG AGCCGTGCCCCAAATGCGAGCACCCCCGGGCCTACTTCATGCAGATCCAGACACGCTCGGCGGACGAGCCCATGACGACCTTCTACAAGTGCTGCAACGTGCAGTGTGGACACCGCTGGAGAGActag